From Cataglyphis hispanica isolate Lineage 1 chromosome 3, ULB_Chis1_1.0, whole genome shotgun sequence, a single genomic window includes:
- the LOC126848155 gene encoding probable serine incorporator isoform X1, with protein sequence MGLVCSTAQLACLCGSTACSFCCSQCPSCRNSTSTRIMYALLLLLGTIAACITLAPGLQNVLKKVPFCANSSSYPVPSNLILDCESAVGYLAVYRICFILSLYFFLMSVMMIRVKSSRDPRAPIQNGFWAIKYLLIIGGIIGAFFIPEKSFGSTWMYFGMLGGFLFIIIQLILIVDFAHSWADAWVGNYEETESKGWYAALLGASFFNYAVSITGVVLLYIYYTHKNTCELNKFFISFNLILCVITSIISILPTVQEYQPRSGLLQSSVVTLYVVYLTWSGISNSPDHECNPGFLGIFSGNDTQNRITFDKESIIGLIIWFSCVLYSSLRTASKSSKITMSENVLIQDNGAVRKAGEQSLIGGEVEGRNADAEGGNDTKVWDNEEEKVAYNWSFFHLMFALATLYVMMTLTNWYKPNSSLDTLNANAASMWVKIISSWMCLALYVWSLIAPAVFPNRDFS encoded by the exons ATGGGTCTCGTATGCTCCACAGCTCAG CTTGCGTGCTTGTGCGGAAGCACAGCTTGCAGTTTCTGTTGTTCTCAATGTCCTTCGTGCAGGAACAGCACAAGCACTCGCATTATGTATGCGTTGCTTTTATTGTTGGGTACTATCGCAGCCTGCATTACTCTAGCTCCAGGACTTCAGAATGTTcttaaaaag GTTCCGTTTTGTGCAAATAGTTCAAGTTATCCAGTtccatcaaatttaattctcgACTGTGAGTCTGCAGTTGGTTATTTAGCTGTCTATAGAATATGTTTCattctttctctatatttctTCTTGATGTCTGTAATGATGATCAGAGTGAAAAGTTCACGAGATCCACGAGCACCGATACAAAATGG ATTTTGGGCAatcaaatatcttttgataATTGGAGGAATTATTGGCGCTTTCTTTATCCCGGAAAAATCATTTGGATCTACTTGGATGTATTTTGGGATGTTAGGAggttttctctttataattattcagttGATTCTGATTGTTGATTTTGCTCATTCTTGGGCTGATGCATGGGTAGGAAATTATGAGGAGACTGAATCGAAAGGATg gTATGCCGCACTATTAGGTGCATCTTTCTTCAATTACGCTGTTTCTATTACTGGGGTGgtgttactttatatatattatacacat aaaaatacatgtgaacttaataaatttttcatttcatttaatttgattctgTGTGTCATTACtagtattatatcaatattaccaACTGTACAAGAATATCAACCACGATCAGGACTTCTTCAGTCTTCTGTAGTAACATTATATGTGGTATACTTAACATGGAGTGGTATATCAAACAGTCCAG aTCATGAGTGCAATCCTGGTTTTCTTGGTATATTCTCTGGTAACGATACACAAAATCGTATTACATTTGATAAGGAAAGTATTATTGGACTTATAATCTGGTTCAGCTGCGTTTTGTACAGTTCCTTACGTACAGCATCTAAATCATCAAAGATTACAATGTCTGAGAATGTGCTCATTCAGGATAATGGAGCTG TTAGGAAAGCAGGAGAGCAGTCTCTTATTGGTGGTGAAG TAGAAGGACGTAATGCCGATGCAGAAGGTGGGAATGATACCAAAGTTTGGGAtaatgaagaagagaaagtgGCATATAACTGGAGTTTCTTTCATCTCATGTTTGCCCTTGCTACTTTATATGTTATGATGACGCTTACAAATTGGTATAA acCAAACTCCAGTCTGGATACCTTAAATGCAAACGCTGCTTCGATGTGGGTGAAGATTATTTCTTCATGGATGTGTTTGGCTCTTTATGTATGGTCGTTGATAGCGCCTGCCGTTTTCCCGAATAGAGATTTTTCTTAA
- the LOC126848155 gene encoding probable serine incorporator isoform X3 yields MGLVCSTAQLACLCGSTACSFCCSQCPSCRNSTSTRIMYALLLLLGTIAACITLAPGLQNVLKKVPFCANSSSYPVPSNLILDCESAVGYLAVYRICFILSLYFFLMSVMMIRVKSSRDPRAPIQNGFWAIKYLLIIGGIIGAFFIPEKSFGSTWMYFGMLGGFLFIIIQLILIVDFAHSWADAWVGNYEETESKGWYAALLGASFFNYAVSITGVVLLYIYYTHKNTCELNKFFISFNLILCVITSIISILPTVQEYQPRSGLLQSSVVTLYVVYLTWSGISNSPDHECNPGFLGIFSGNDTQNRITFDKESIIGLIIWFSCVLYSSLRTASKSSKITMSENVLIQDNGAVEGRNADAEGGNDTKVWDNEEEKVAYNWSFFHLMFALATLYVMMTLTNWYKPNSSLDTLNANAASMWVKIISSWMCLALYVWSLIAPAVFPNRDFS; encoded by the exons ATGGGTCTCGTATGCTCCACAGCTCAG CTTGCGTGCTTGTGCGGAAGCACAGCTTGCAGTTTCTGTTGTTCTCAATGTCCTTCGTGCAGGAACAGCACAAGCACTCGCATTATGTATGCGTTGCTTTTATTGTTGGGTACTATCGCAGCCTGCATTACTCTAGCTCCAGGACTTCAGAATGTTcttaaaaag GTTCCGTTTTGTGCAAATAGTTCAAGTTATCCAGTtccatcaaatttaattctcgACTGTGAGTCTGCAGTTGGTTATTTAGCTGTCTATAGAATATGTTTCattctttctctatatttctTCTTGATGTCTGTAATGATGATCAGAGTGAAAAGTTCACGAGATCCACGAGCACCGATACAAAATGG ATTTTGGGCAatcaaatatcttttgataATTGGAGGAATTATTGGCGCTTTCTTTATCCCGGAAAAATCATTTGGATCTACTTGGATGTATTTTGGGATGTTAGGAggttttctctttataattattcagttGATTCTGATTGTTGATTTTGCTCATTCTTGGGCTGATGCATGGGTAGGAAATTATGAGGAGACTGAATCGAAAGGATg gTATGCCGCACTATTAGGTGCATCTTTCTTCAATTACGCTGTTTCTATTACTGGGGTGgtgttactttatatatattatacacat aaaaatacatgtgaacttaataaatttttcatttcatttaatttgattctgTGTGTCATTACtagtattatatcaatattaccaACTGTACAAGAATATCAACCACGATCAGGACTTCTTCAGTCTTCTGTAGTAACATTATATGTGGTATACTTAACATGGAGTGGTATATCAAACAGTCCAG aTCATGAGTGCAATCCTGGTTTTCTTGGTATATTCTCTGGTAACGATACACAAAATCGTATTACATTTGATAAGGAAAGTATTATTGGACTTATAATCTGGTTCAGCTGCGTTTTGTACAGTTCCTTACGTACAGCATCTAAATCATCAAAGATTACAATGTCTGAGAATGTGCTCATTCAGGATAATGGAGCTG TAGAAGGACGTAATGCCGATGCAGAAGGTGGGAATGATACCAAAGTTTGGGAtaatgaagaagagaaagtgGCATATAACTGGAGTTTCTTTCATCTCATGTTTGCCCTTGCTACTTTATATGTTATGATGACGCTTACAAATTGGTATAA acCAAACTCCAGTCTGGATACCTTAAATGCAAACGCTGCTTCGATGTGGGTGAAGATTATTTCTTCATGGATGTGTTTGGCTCTTTATGTATGGTCGTTGATAGCGCCTGCCGTTTTCCCGAATAGAGATTTTTCTTAA
- the LOC126848155 gene encoding probable serine incorporator isoform X2 — MGLVCSTAQLACLCGSTACSFCCSQCPSCRNSTSTRIMYALLLLLGTIAACITLAPGLQNVLKKVPFCANSSSYPVPSNLILDCESAVGYLAVYRICFILSLYFFLMSVMMIRVKSSRDPRAPIQNGFWAIKYLLIIGGIIGAFFIPEKSFGSTWMYFGMLGGFLFIIIQLILIVDFAHSWADAWVGNYEETESKGWYAALLGASFFNYAVSITGVVLLYIYYTHKNTCELNKFFISFNLILCVITSIISILPTVQEYQPRSGLLQSSVVTLYVVYLTWSGISNSPDHECNPGFLGIFSGNDTQNRITFDKESIIGLIIWFSCVLYSSLRTASKSSKITMSENVLIQDNGADYTTVEGRNADAEGGNDTKVWDNEEEKVAYNWSFFHLMFALATLYVMMTLTNWYKPNSSLDTLNANAASMWVKIISSWMCLALYVWSLIAPAVFPNRDFS; from the exons ATGGGTCTCGTATGCTCCACAGCTCAG CTTGCGTGCTTGTGCGGAAGCACAGCTTGCAGTTTCTGTTGTTCTCAATGTCCTTCGTGCAGGAACAGCACAAGCACTCGCATTATGTATGCGTTGCTTTTATTGTTGGGTACTATCGCAGCCTGCATTACTCTAGCTCCAGGACTTCAGAATGTTcttaaaaag GTTCCGTTTTGTGCAAATAGTTCAAGTTATCCAGTtccatcaaatttaattctcgACTGTGAGTCTGCAGTTGGTTATTTAGCTGTCTATAGAATATGTTTCattctttctctatatttctTCTTGATGTCTGTAATGATGATCAGAGTGAAAAGTTCACGAGATCCACGAGCACCGATACAAAATGG ATTTTGGGCAatcaaatatcttttgataATTGGAGGAATTATTGGCGCTTTCTTTATCCCGGAAAAATCATTTGGATCTACTTGGATGTATTTTGGGATGTTAGGAggttttctctttataattattcagttGATTCTGATTGTTGATTTTGCTCATTCTTGGGCTGATGCATGGGTAGGAAATTATGAGGAGACTGAATCGAAAGGATg gTATGCCGCACTATTAGGTGCATCTTTCTTCAATTACGCTGTTTCTATTACTGGGGTGgtgttactttatatatattatacacat aaaaatacatgtgaacttaataaatttttcatttcatttaatttgattctgTGTGTCATTACtagtattatatcaatattaccaACTGTACAAGAATATCAACCACGATCAGGACTTCTTCAGTCTTCTGTAGTAACATTATATGTGGTATACTTAACATGGAGTGGTATATCAAACAGTCCAG aTCATGAGTGCAATCCTGGTTTTCTTGGTATATTCTCTGGTAACGATACACAAAATCGTATTACATTTGATAAGGAAAGTATTATTGGACTTATAATCTGGTTCAGCTGCGTTTTGTACAGTTCCTTACGTACAGCATCTAAATCATCAAAGATTACAATGTCTGAGAATGTGCTCATTCAGGATAATGGAGCTG ATTATACTACAGTAGAAGGACGTAATGCCGATGCAGAAGGTGGGAATGATACCAAAGTTTGGGAtaatgaagaagagaaagtgGCATATAACTGGAGTTTCTTTCATCTCATGTTTGCCCTTGCTACTTTATATGTTATGATGACGCTTACAAATTGGTATAA acCAAACTCCAGTCTGGATACCTTAAATGCAAACGCTGCTTCGATGTGGGTGAAGATTATTTCTTCATGGATGTGTTTGGCTCTTTATGTATGGTCGTTGATAGCGCCTGCCGTTTTCCCGAATAGAGATTTTTCTTAA